In Mercurialis annua linkage group LG6, ddMerAnnu1.2, whole genome shotgun sequence, the following are encoded in one genomic region:
- the LOC126686695 gene encoding protein disulfide-isomerase like 2-1 — protein MEKNNYKQIWAAFATVALFAAVSVFADDVVILTEDNFEKEIGQDRGALVEFYAPWCGHCKKLAPEYEKLGASFKKAKSILIGKVDCDEHKSVCSKYGVSGYPTLQWFPKGSLEPKKYEGPRTAEALTEFVNNEGGTSVKIATVPSNVVVLTADNFEEVVLDKSKDVLVEFYAPWCGHCKSLAPTYEKVATAFKLEEGVVIANLDADKYKDFGEKYGVSGFPTLKFFPKGNKDGEDYEGGRDLEDFVTFINEKSGTSRDGKGQLTSTAGIIESLDSLVKEFIAAGQDEKKAVFSKIEEEVEKLEGSAARYGKIYLKSAKNCMEKGSDYAKKEIERLQRILDKAISPVKADEFTLKKNILSTFA, from the exons ATGGAGAAGAACAATTACAAGCAGATCTGGGCCGCATTTGCGACGGTGGCCTTGTTCGCCGCCGTATCAGTTTTCGCCGACGATGTCGTAATTCTAACTGAAGATAACTTCGAGAAGGAAATCGGTCAAGATAGAGGCGCTCTCGTCGAGTTTTACGCACCTTG GTGTGGACACTGTAAAAAGCTAGCTCCTGAGTACGAGAAACTTGGGGCGAGCTTTAAGAAGGCTAAATCTATTTTGATCGGAAAG GTTGATTGTGATGAGCATAAGAGTGTGTGCAGTAAATATGGTGTTTCTGGTTACCCGACTCTTCAGTGGTTTCCTAAAGGATCTTTGGAACCCAAGAA GTATGAAGGGCCGCGCACTGCAGAAGCCCTTACCGAGTTTGTCAATAATGAAGGAG GTACCAGTGTTAAGATAGCTACAGTCCCATCCAATGTAGTGGTGCTGACAGCTGATAATTTTGAAGAGGTTGTGTTGGACAAATCCAAAgacgttttggttgagttttaCGCACCATG GTGCGGTCACTGCAAAAGCCTTGCTCCT ACATATGAAAAGGTAGCTACAGCTTTTAAATTGGAGGAAGGTGTAGTTATTGCCAATCTAGATGCTGACAAATACAAAGATTTTGGTGAAAA GTATGGAGTAAGTGGCTTCCCCACATTGAAATTCTTTCCAAAAGGCAACAAAGATGGGGAAGATTATGAGGGTGGTAGAGACTTGGAAGACTTTGTGACTTTCATTAATGAAAAGAGTGGAACCAGTCGCGATGGAAAAGGACAACTTACTTCAACA GCTGGCATCATTGAATCTTTGGACTCATTGGTAAAAGAGTTTATAGCTGCTGGACAAGATGAAAAGAAAGCAGTATTTTCTAAGATAGAGGAGGAAGTGGAAAAACTAGAGGGTTCTGCTGCAAG GTATGGAAAGATTTACTTGAAATCTGCTAAGAACTGTATGGAGAAAGGTTCTGATTATGCCAAGAAAGAAATTGAGAGGCTGCAACGTATCCTTGACAAG GCAATCAGCCCGGTGAAGGCAGATGAATTCACCCTCAAGAAGAATATTCTGTCAACATTTGCTTAA
- the LOC126686696 gene encoding uncharacterized protein LOC126686696: protein MGSNSNSNSNSTASPNGKRNRDPEDEVYVDNLHSHKRYLSEIMASSLNGLTVGDTLPDNLMDSPARSDGLFYTRDELSLQYSPMSEDSDDSRFCETAPINACTSQPDSLPTSPVSPYRYQRPFGGFPSSPSTSSYPPHGCTVTGATSSQPRQRGSDSEGRFPSSPSDICHSADLRRAALMRSVQMRTQPPGSSSFESPFGSGHEPVSSIETEERPCSYLKSLVDERDYQIEERSPMGAAEPEFDDGKSCSVLNMNIERDDSGS, encoded by the exons ATGGGCTCCAATTcgaattcaaattcaaattcaacagCATCACCTAATGGAAAGCGAAATAGAGATCCTGAAGATGAGGTGTATGTCGACAATCTCCATTCTCACAAGCGCTACTTAAGTGAG ATAATGGCGTCTAGCTTGAATGGATTGACTGTTGGAGACACGCTTCCTGATAATCTTATGGATTCTCCGGCTCGGTCTGATGGCTTATTCTACACCAG GGATGAATTGTCCTTGCAATATTCACCAATGTCAGAAGACTCGGACGACTCCAGATTTTGCGAGACTGCCCCCATAAATGCTTGTACATCCCAACCTGACAGTCTGCCCACCAGTCCAGTTTCTCCCTATAGGTACCAAAGACCATTTGGTGGATTCCCTTCCTCACCTTCTACAAGCTCATATCCACCACATGGCTGCACAGTGACTGGTGCCACTAGCTCACAGCCTCGTCAACGAGGTTCAGATTCAGAAGGCCGGTTTCCTTCTTCACCCAGTGATATTTGCCACTCAGCTGACTTAAGGAGAGCTGCACTCATGCGGTCTGTGCAGATGAGGACACAACCTCCTGGATCGTCATCTTTTGAATCGCCGTTTGGCTCGGGGCACGAGCCTGTCTCCAGTATTGAAACTGAAGAGCGTCCATGCTCGTATTTAAAGTCATTGGTTGATGAGAGAGATTATCAGATTGAGGAACGTTCTCCAATGGGGGCTGCAGAACCTGAATTTGATGATGGAAAATCATGCAGCGTGTTGAATATGAATATAGAAAGGGATGACTCGGGGAGTTGA
- the LOC126688322 gene encoding phosphoribosylformylglycinamidine cyclo-ligase, chloroplastic/mitochondrial, with translation MINATTVAAANKELSCVLAVKPKAAAPSNTRGCQFNRLFYKLPSLAVSATSKSSLVSMSMKSDGSGGLTYKEAGVDIDAGTELVRRIAKMAPGIGGFGGLFPLGDSYLVAGTDGVGTKLKLAFETGIHDTIGIDLVAMSVNDIVTSGAKPLFFLDYFATSRLDVDLAEKVIKGIVVGCQQSDCTLLGGETAEMPDFYANGEYDLSGFAVGIVKKESVIDGKNILAGDVIIGLPSSGVHSNGFSLVRRVLAQSGLSLTDQLPGEGITVGEALIAPTVIYVKQVLELINKGGVKGIAHITGGGFTDNIPRVFPKGLGAVIYNNSWKVPTVFKWIQEAGKIEDAEMRRTFNMGIGMVLIVTEEASHRILQDEHYKAYRIGEVVSQEGVSYQ, from the exons ATGATTAACGCTACGACAGTTGCAGCAGCAAACAAAGAGTTATCTTGTGTTCTTGCAGTCAAACCCAAAGCTGCCGCACCTTCAAATACACGCGGGTGCCAGTTTAACCGCTTATTCTATAAGCTTCCTTCTCTAGCTGTGTCTGCCACAAGTAAAAGCTCCCTAGTTTCTATGTCCATGAAAAGTGATGGGTCTGGAGGGCTTACTTACAAGGAGGCCGGTGTGGATATAGATGCTGGGACTGAGCTTGTGAGGAGAATTGCTAAGATGGCTCCTGGTATTGGTGGATTTGGTGGTCTTTTCCCACTTg GGGATTCATATCTTGTTGCTGGCACGGATGGTGTCGGAACTAAACTTAAACTCGCTTTTGAAACTGGAATTCATGACACCATAGGGATTGACTTG GTCGCCATGAGTGTCAATGATATTGTTACTTCTGGTGCAAAACCATTGTTTTTCCTTGATTACTTTGCTACAAGTCGTCTTGATGTGGACCTTGCTGAAAAG GTTATAAAAGGCATTGTTGTTGGTTGTCAGCAATCCGACTGCACTCTTTTAGGTGGAGAG ACTGCAGAGATGCCAGATTTCTATGCCAATGGTGAGTATGATCTTAGTGGTTTTGCAGTTGGCATTGTTAAGAAGGAGTCAGTTATTGATGGGAAAAACATTTTGGCTGGGGATGTTATCATTGGTTTGCCATCTAGCGGAGTACATTCTAATGGCTTCTCCCTTGTCAGAAG GGTTCTAGCGCAAAGTGGTCTTTCTTTGACAGACCAACTTCCAGGTGAAGGCATTACAGTAGGGGAAGCTCTTATCGCCCCAACTGTGATATATGTCAAGCAG GTGCTTGAATTAATTAATAAGGGAGGTGTAAAGGGCATAGCACACATAACCGGAGGTGGTTTTACGGATAATATACCTCGAGTTTTTCCAAAAGGGCTTGGAGCTGTTATTTATAATAACTCCTGGAAAGTCCCAACAGTCTTCAAATGGATCCAAGAG GCTGGAAAAATAGAAGATGCTGAGATGAGGCGGACATTTAACATGGGCATTGGCATGGTTCTGATCGTTACAGAGGAAGCATCACACAGAATTCTACAAGATGAACATTATAAAGCATATCGCATTGGTGAAGTAGTGAGCCAGGAAGGAGTGAGCTaccaataa
- the LOC126688324 gene encoding uncharacterized protein LOC126688324, giving the protein MMKSESRINGGGGPAVHLSWADEVEKEEQQQEEAAQSQLHHNQKPNPFGYAKPREVVLRERGTDWRNLDLHHQQPSILRHESVTENKMEFKENMPVTGLVHSEEGKQRDANGGFDLLAVPNYMPVIVVPPLRYPPRNIVASMSQPRHLRELDNGYQAFLQRSNLNMHHSYSNGMQKVQRSQRIGRSKCHEQKLHFEQESQFKRENNKFQHGQSVGKGRDSQKPVGYGQRQHSDADHARGQMKHDGQNVMDSLLGKPPI; this is encoded by the exons ATGATGAAAAGTGAAAGCAGGATTAATGGCGGCGGTGGTCCTGCAGTCCATTTATCATGGGCTGATGAAGTGGAGAAAGAAGAGCAACAACAAGAAGAAGCAGCTCAATCTCAACTGCACCACAACCAAAAACCAAACCCTTTCGGCTATGCTAAGCCTAGAGAAGTTGTTCTCCGGGAGAGAGGTACCGATTGGAGAAACCTTGACCTCCACCATCAACAACCATCCATTTTAAG GCATGAGTCCGTTACTGAAAATAAAATGGAATTCAAGGAAAACATGCCTGTAACGGGATTGGTGCATTCAGAAGAAGGGAAACAGAGAGATGCAAATGGGGGATTCGATCTATTGGCTGTCCCTAATTATATGCCTGTCATAGTTGTACCTCCGCTAAGATATCCACCAAGAAATATTGTTGCAAGTATGTCTCAGCCGCGACATCTTCGCGAGTTGGACAATGGCTACCAAGCTTTTCTGCAGAGGAGTAACTTGAATATGCATCACAGTTACTCGAATGGAATGCAGAAGGTTCAGCGATCTCAGAGAATTGGCCGATCCAAATGTCATGAGCAAAAATTGCATTTTGAGCAGGAAAGCCAGTTCAAGAGGGAGAATAACAAATTTCAGCATGGCCAATCAGTTGGGAAAGGAAGGGACTCCCAAAAACCAGTGGGCTATGGCCAAAGGCAACATTCGGATGCAGATCATGCAAGAGGACAAATGAAACATGATGGACAAAATGTGATGGATTCGCTGCTGGGAAAGCCTCCAATATAA